From a region of the Microcebus murinus isolate Inina chromosome 23, M.murinus_Inina_mat1.0, whole genome shotgun sequence genome:
- the FMOD gene encoding fibromodulin: MQWTSLLLLAGLCSLSQAQYDDDPQWWFHYLRSQQSTYYDPYDPYPYEPYEPYPYGVDEGPAYAYGSPSPPEPRDCPQECDCPPNFPTAMYCDNRNLKYLPFVPSRMKYVYFQNNQITSIQEGVFDNATGLLWIALHGNQIASDKVGRKVFSKLKHLERLYMDHNNLTRMPGPLPRSLRELHLDHNQISRVPNNALEGLENLTALYLQHNEIQEVGSAMRGLRSLILLDLSYNHLRRVPDGLPSALEQLYLEHNNVYTVPDSYFRGSPKLLYVRLSHNSLTNGGLASNTFNSSSLLELDLSYNQLQKIPPVNTNLENLYLQGNRINEFSISSFCTVVDVVNFSKLQVLRLDGNEIQRSAMPADAPLCLRLASLIEI; encoded by the exons ATGCAGTGGacctccctcctgctgctggcAGGGCTCTGCTCCCTCTCCCAGGCCCAGTATGATGATGACCCTCAGTGGTGGTTCCACTATCTCCGCAGCCAGCAGTCCACCTACTACGATCCCTATGACCCCTACCCTTATGAGCCCTACGAGCCTTACCCCTACGGGGTGGATGAAGGTCCAGCCTATGCCTACGGCTCGCCATCCCCACCAGAGCCCCGCGACTGCCCCCAGGAGTGCGACTGCCCACCCAACTTCCCCACGGCCATGTACTGTGACAACCGCAACCTCAAGTACCTGCCCTTCGTTCCCTCCCGCATGAAGTATGTCTATTTCCAGAACAACCAGATCACCTCCATCCAGGAAGGCGTCTTCGACAATGCCACAGGGCTGCTCTGGATTGCTCTCCATGGCAACCAGATCGCCAGTGATAAGGTGGGAAGAAAGGTCTTCTCCAAGCTGAAGCACCTGGAGAGGCTGTACATGGACCACAACAACCTGACCCGGATGCCCGGTCCACTGCCTCGATCCCTGAGAGAGCTCCATCTTGACCACAACCAGATCTCACGGGTCCCCAATAATGCTCTGGAGGGGCTGGAGAACCTCACAGCCTTATACCTCCAACACAATGAGATCCAGGAAGTGGGCAGTGCAATGAGGGGCCTCCGGTCACTGATCTTGCTGGACCTCAGTTATAATCACCTTCGGAGGGTGCCTGATGGACTGCCCTCAGCTCTAGAGCAGCTGTACCTGGAGCACAACAACGTCTACACCGTCCCCGATAGCTACTTCCGGGGTTCACCCAAGCTGTTGTATGTGCGGCTGTCCCACAACAGTCTTACCAACGGTGGCCTGGCCTCTAACACCTTCAATTCCAGCAGCCTCCTGGAGCTTGACCTCTCGTACAATCAGCTGCAGAAGATCCCCCCAGTCAACACCAACCTGGAGAACCTCTACCTCCAAGGCAATAGGATCAATG AGTTCTCCATCAGCAGCTTCTGCACCGTGGTGGACGTCGTGAACTTCTCTAAGCTGCAGGTGCTGCGCCTGGACGGGAACGAGATCCAGCGCAGCGCGATGCCAGCGGACGCGCCCCTCTGCCTGCGCCTCGCCAGCCTCATCGAGATCTGA